From the genome of Fragaria vesca subsp. vesca unplaced genomic scaffold, FraVesHawaii_1.0 scf0512956, whole genome shotgun sequence, one region includes:
- the LOC101307655 gene encoding early nodulin-like protein 1-like — protein sequence MANLTPRYQFLLALQFLLLVRVWCYQYKVGDLDAWGIPTSANPQVYTKWSKYHSFKSGDSLLFLYPPSQDSMIQVTEQSYKDCNLKDPILYMNNGNSLFNVTTEGVFYFTSGEPGHCGKGQKLYIATGNGTAYSPAYGPSSPDSAPSYPTVFGSIPAPPSSSSPSQSVPLLIMAITGLLVCALLSGNL from the exons ATGGCTAATCTTACTCCAAGATACCAGTTCTTGTTGGCTTTGCAGTTCCTTCTGTTAGTCAGAGTTTGGTGCTACCAGTACAAAGTTGGAGATCTAGATGCTTGGGGAATACCAACTTCAGCAAATCCACAAGTCTACACCAAATGGTCAAAATACCATTCTTTCAAGAGTGGAGATTCTCTCT TGTTCTTGTACCCACCAAGCCAAGACTCAATGATTCAAGTCACTGAGCAATCCTACAAGGACTGCAACCTCAAAGATCCGATCTTGTACATGAACAATGGCAACTCTCTCTTTAATGTTACTACAGAAGGAGTTTTTTACTTCACAAGTGGAGAGCCTGGCCACTGTGGGAAGGGCCAGAAGCTCTACATTGCTACAGGGAATGGCACTGCTTACTCTCCTGCATATGGTCCAAGTTCGCCGGATTCTGCCCCGTCTTACCCCACCGTTTTCGGCTCAATTCCGGCaccgccttcttcttcttcaccatcaCAAAGCGTTCCACTTCTCATAATGGCCATTACTGGACTTTTGGTATGTGCATTACTCAGTGGCAATCTGTGA